From Haloglomus litoreum, the proteins below share one genomic window:
- a CDS encoding RNA-guided endonuclease InsQ/TnpB family protein — protein MRRDVTTTVRVKLHSLTERKARLVEREYSAFQDAVHGDEDATLYSATKQQAGKVRSNKNPRADTDQPVVLRNDCITIEHDEDTVLSSWWFKLPVYNPEKERGDSIWVPVRVPEKDTHLLEDEYIRDSELVHRDGEWYVHLVCTRSVAVADEYDDVLAVDMGAKWIAVSTFLSDRDTQFHGAEVRRVREHYKQLRKSIGKAKVRSGAQVIEGLGNKESRTVDHELHQVANELIARARERNAVIVFGDMTGLRFDNDKGRYVNDKTHKMPYAKLANRLTYKAHLDGRECIPVEEYDTSVTCWRCGSQNTSREVQGRVECEDCGLEDNADKNGASNIGQRAVGKDITSPLSSAGAVVAQPETQVVLKGTSGEMEPANSPEDVGLTLREGSPRL, from the coding sequence ATGCGCCGAGACGTCACCACTACGGTACGGGTCAAACTCCACTCGCTCACCGAGCGGAAAGCCCGACTCGTCGAACGTGAATACTCCGCGTTCCAAGACGCCGTTCACGGTGACGAGGACGCAACCCTCTACTCCGCCACCAAGCAACAGGCGGGCAAAGTCCGCTCGAACAAGAACCCGCGAGCGGACACTGACCAACCCGTCGTCCTCCGCAACGACTGCATCACCATCGAACACGACGAGGATACCGTCCTCTCGTCGTGGTGGTTCAAACTCCCCGTCTACAACCCCGAGAAAGAACGCGGGGATAGCATCTGGGTGCCCGTTCGTGTCCCCGAGAAAGACACGCACCTCCTCGAAGACGAGTACATCCGTGACTCGGAACTCGTCCACCGGGATGGCGAGTGGTACGTCCACCTCGTCTGCACGCGGTCTGTGGCCGTCGCAGACGAATACGACGACGTCCTCGCCGTTGATATGGGTGCGAAGTGGATAGCCGTCAGCACGTTCCTCTCCGACCGCGACACGCAGTTCCACGGCGCGGAAGTCCGTCGCGTCCGTGAACACTACAAGCAGCTCCGCAAATCCATCGGGAAGGCGAAGGTGCGTTCGGGAGCGCAGGTGATCGAGGGCCTCGGGAACAAGGAGTCGCGGACGGTCGACCACGAGTTGCATCAGGTGGCGAACGAACTCATCGCCCGCGCTCGGGAGCGCAACGCAGTCATCGTGTTCGGTGATATGACGGGGTTGCGCTTCGACAACGACAAAGGCCGGTACGTGAACGACAAGACGCACAAGATGCCGTATGCGAAGCTGGCGAACCGCCTCACGTACAAAGCCCATCTTGACGGTCGTGAGTGTATCCCGGTTGAGGAGTACGACACGTCGGTGACGTGTTGGCGGTGTGGATCACAGAACACGAGTCGTGAGGTGCAGGGCCGGGTGGAGTGTGAGGACTGCGGGTTAGAGGATAATGCGGACAAGAATGGGGCGTCGAACATCGGTCAACGAGCCGTGGGTAAGGACATCACGAGCCCGCTATCCTCGGCGGGGGCTGTTGTGGCTCAGCCCGAAACGCAGGTCGTACTCAAGGGAACCAGCGGTGAGATGGAACCTGCGAACTCCCCGGAAGACGTGGGCCTAACCCTCCGTGAGGGAAGCCCACGACTTTAG
- the glmS gene encoding glutamine--fructose-6-phosphate transaminase (isomerizing) has protein sequence MCGIIGCVGRGDETLETLVHGLSKLEYRGYDSAGVALTAPGDEEVAVVKREGELDALRRVLETAAADGTAPTGTVGMGHTRWSTHGPPSDANAHPHTDCAGKVAVVHNGIIENYQALRDELSEAGHTFRSETDTEVIPHLIEELLDGPEYDATDPEPAIREAMTRLEGSFAVVVSVAGVETLFASRQDNPLVLGAGADATYLASDVPAFREFTDRVVYLENGEFARVDTEGWTVTDTAGNPVEKTVETVEWDPEDTGKSGYDHFMLKEIYEQPRALRQCLQGRVDEMGGRVTLDVDVDPERVQFVACGTSYHAALYGAELFRQAGVPAQCYLASEYATSPPPVDGALVVGVTQSGETADTLSALREARSRGARTLACTNTVGSTAARECDETLYIRSGPEIGVAATKTFASQQTALNMLALSLARQNGRADLRDSLSALRDLPGDVQAVLDESAAETVAEEFVDAPSYFFIGRGVHYPVALEGALKLKEISYKHAEGFASGELKHGPLALVTEKTPVFAVVTGDGPLATKTIGNVKEVESRDAPVVAVTDGRSEVERYADHVLEIPEAPPRTAAVLANVQLQLVAYHVADFLGRPIDKPRNLAKSVTVE, from the coding sequence ATGTGTGGCATCATCGGCTGCGTCGGCCGTGGCGACGAGACGCTCGAGACGCTCGTCCACGGGCTCTCGAAGCTCGAGTATCGGGGCTACGACTCCGCCGGCGTCGCGCTCACGGCACCCGGGGACGAGGAGGTCGCGGTGGTCAAGCGCGAGGGCGAACTCGACGCGCTCCGACGCGTCCTCGAGACGGCCGCGGCCGACGGCACCGCCCCGACCGGGACGGTCGGCATGGGCCACACCCGCTGGTCCACACACGGGCCGCCCTCGGACGCCAACGCCCACCCGCACACGGACTGTGCCGGCAAGGTTGCCGTCGTCCACAACGGCATCATCGAGAACTACCAGGCACTCCGCGACGAGCTCTCCGAAGCGGGCCACACGTTCCGCTCGGAGACGGACACGGAGGTCATCCCGCACCTCATCGAGGAGCTGCTCGACGGCCCCGAGTACGACGCGACGGACCCGGAGCCGGCCATCCGCGAGGCGATGACACGCCTGGAGGGGAGCTTCGCGGTCGTCGTCTCGGTCGCCGGCGTGGAGACGCTGTTCGCCTCCCGACAGGACAATCCGCTCGTGCTCGGTGCTGGTGCGGATGCGACGTATCTCGCCAGCGACGTGCCCGCGTTCCGCGAGTTCACCGACCGTGTCGTCTACCTCGAGAACGGCGAGTTCGCCCGGGTCGACACCGAGGGCTGGACCGTCACCGACACCGCCGGGAACCCGGTCGAGAAGACGGTCGAGACGGTCGAGTGGGACCCCGAGGACACCGGCAAGTCCGGCTACGACCACTTCATGCTGAAGGAGATCTACGAGCAGCCACGCGCCCTGCGCCAGTGTCTCCAGGGGCGCGTCGACGAGATGGGCGGCCGCGTCACGCTCGACGTCGACGTGGACCCCGAGCGTGTGCAGTTCGTCGCCTGCGGCACCTCGTATCACGCGGCGCTGTACGGCGCCGAGCTGTTCCGGCAGGCCGGCGTGCCCGCCCAGTGCTACCTCGCCAGCGAGTACGCCACCTCGCCACCACCCGTCGACGGCGCGCTCGTGGTCGGTGTCACGCAGTCGGGCGAGACCGCCGACACGCTGAGTGCGCTCCGCGAGGCCCGCTCGCGGGGCGCCCGAACGCTCGCGTGTACGAACACGGTCGGCTCGACCGCGGCCCGCGAGTGCGACGAGACGCTGTACATCCGCTCGGGCCCGGAGATCGGCGTCGCCGCGACCAAGACCTTCGCCTCACAGCAGACCGCGCTCAACATGCTCGCACTCTCGCTCGCCCGGCAGAACGGCCGCGCGGACCTCCGCGACTCACTCTCGGCACTCCGTGATCTCCCGGGCGACGTGCAGGCAGTCCTCGACGAGTCCGCGGCCGAGACGGTCGCCGAGGAGTTCGTCGACGCGCCCTCGTACTTCTTCATCGGGCGGGGGGTCCACTACCCGGTCGCGCTGGAGGGCGCGCTGAAACTGAAGGAGATCTCCTACAAGCACGCCGAGGGCTTCGCCTCGGGCGAACTCAAGCACGGCCCGCTCGCCCTGGTGACCGAGAAGACGCCCGTCTTCGCGGTCGTCACGGGCGACGGCCCGCTCGCGACCAAGACCATCGGGAACGTCAAGGAGGTCGAGTCACGCGACGCACCGGTCGTCGCCGTCACCGACGGCCGGAGCGAGGTCGAGCGCTACGCCGACCACGTCCTCGAGATTCCCGAGGCCCCGCCACGGACCGCGGCCGTGCTGGCGAACGTCCAGCTGCAACTCGTGGCCTACCACGTGGCCGACTTTCTCGGCCGGCCGATAGACAAGCCGCGCAACCTCGCGAAGAGCGTGACGGTGGAGTGA
- a CDS encoding sugar phosphate nucleotidyltransferase — MSLDTAVVLAGGEGRRLRPLTRNRPKPMLPAGNRPILEHVLDTLVDAAVERIVLVVGYKHDRVQEHFGPSYRDVPLEYAIQRKELGSGHALLQAREHVDEPMLVLNGDRIIDPSIVADVTDAFADRGEPTLAVMEHPEAHTFGAVRLDGDRVSELVEKPMAGEYRLINAGVYAFTPEVFDELAETPKRDGELDLTAAISRRIEADDPVWGVRTDGLWVDATFPWDLLSITREVLHTNRIDEPETEDTLHVAPSAIVHPDATLRAPLVVGPDCEVGPNAVVGPDTALGRNVTVGANATVERSVLDADTRVGAGSTLVECVTGEDVTLGANTTVPGGPADVALDDRVYRDQRLGAVFADRVVARGAVTAEPGSLVGPNATLGTGVHVRGRIDEDSEVVR, encoded by the coding sequence ATGAGCCTCGATACGGCTGTCGTCCTCGCGGGGGGTGAGGGCCGGCGCCTTCGGCCACTCACGAGGAACCGGCCCAAGCCCATGCTTCCCGCGGGCAACCGGCCGATCCTCGAACACGTCCTCGACACGCTCGTCGATGCCGCGGTCGAGCGGATCGTCCTCGTCGTCGGCTACAAGCACGACCGGGTGCAAGAACACTTCGGCCCCAGCTATCGCGACGTGCCGCTGGAGTACGCCATCCAGCGCAAGGAACTCGGGAGCGGGCACGCGCTGTTGCAGGCCCGCGAACACGTCGACGAGCCGATGCTCGTCCTGAACGGCGACCGGATCATCGACCCGAGTATCGTCGCGGACGTGACGGACGCGTTCGCCGACCGTGGGGAGCCCACACTCGCGGTGATGGAGCACCCGGAGGCCCACACCTTCGGCGCCGTGCGGCTCGATGGCGACCGGGTGAGCGAACTCGTCGAGAAGCCGATGGCCGGCGAGTACCGCCTCATCAACGCCGGCGTCTACGCCTTCACGCCCGAGGTCTTCGACGAACTGGCCGAGACCCCCAAGCGAGACGGCGAACTCGACCTGACCGCGGCCATCTCCCGGCGCATCGAGGCCGACGATCCCGTCTGGGGCGTCCGGACGGACGGCCTCTGGGTCGACGCCACCTTCCCGTGGGACCTGCTCTCGATCACCCGCGAGGTGCTCCACACGAACCGCATCGACGAACCCGAGACCGAGGACACCCTCCACGTCGCGCCGTCGGCCATCGTCCATCCGGACGCGACGCTGCGAGCCCCGCTCGTCGTCGGTCCGGACTGCGAGGTCGGACCGAACGCGGTCGTCGGGCCGGACACCGCACTCGGCCGGAACGTCACCGTCGGGGCGAACGCCACCGTCGAGCGGTCGGTGCTCGACGCCGACACGCGGGTCGGCGCCGGCTCCACGCTCGTCGAGTGCGTCACCGGGGAGGACGTGACCCTGGGCGCGAACACCACGGTGCCGGGCGGGCCCGCCGACGTCGCTCTCGACGACCGTGTCTACCGCGACCAGCGCCTCGGCGCCGTCTTCGCCGACCGCGTGGTCGCCCGCGGCGCCGTCACGGCCGAACCGGGATCGCTCGTCGGGCCGAACGCCACGCTCGGTACCGGCGTCCACGTCCGGGGCCGGATCGACGAGGACAGCGAGGTGGTCCGCTGA
- a CDS encoding PAS domain-containing sensor histidine kinase — protein sequence MADGGPIAVLLVGGGRVAAAIAEQLESASDLAVETTDDPASHMASSFDCIVLPDTTESPDDLMRLGQLRADHPETPMVVVLENPERPPPEMDPSWLDVVQLDDPEADLVAAVQEAVQRDRPEPSDYRETFSALVEHSPAMIAILDETGEYRYVSPSVETVLGYEPDQLIGEDAFALIHEDDRPAVVEEFTDALDVPDHRATVEYRYRHASGDWRVLQSWGKNRLEDPEIDGVLVTTLDVTERKAYERELERRNERLDRFTSVVSHDLRNPLNVIQGHVEAARAGADPDIDAIGRAADRIEAITGDLLTLAREGRTVGETESVDIASVAQAAWSLVDAPDATLEIDDIGTLTADRDRFQALLENLFRNSVEHGATDSRTESGDGIDPGDSAVTVSLGVLADGEGFYVADDGPGIPSDQRESVFDWGHSTSDAGTGFGLAIVRSIAEAHGWTVEATESEAGGARFEIRGVESLD from the coding sequence ATGGCCGATGGAGGCCCAATAGCGGTACTGCTCGTCGGCGGTGGCCGAGTGGCCGCGGCCATCGCCGAGCAGCTGGAGTCGGCCTCCGACCTGGCCGTCGAGACGACCGACGACCCGGCCAGCCACATGGCGAGCAGTTTCGACTGCATCGTGCTCCCGGACACCACCGAGAGCCCCGACGACCTGATGCGCCTGGGGCAGCTCCGCGCAGACCACCCGGAGACGCCGATGGTCGTCGTCCTCGAGAACCCGGAGCGCCCGCCGCCCGAGATGGACCCCTCCTGGCTGGACGTGGTCCAGCTGGACGACCCGGAGGCCGACCTCGTCGCGGCAGTCCAGGAAGCGGTCCAGCGCGACCGGCCCGAGCCGTCGGATTACCGAGAGACGTTCAGCGCGCTCGTCGAGCACTCGCCCGCGATGATCGCCATCCTCGACGAGACCGGCGAGTACCGCTACGTGAGCCCATCCGTCGAGACGGTCCTGGGCTACGAGCCCGACCAGCTGATCGGCGAGGACGCGTTCGCCCTGATCCACGAGGACGACCGGCCCGCAGTGGTCGAGGAGTTCACGGACGCCCTGGACGTGCCCGACCACCGGGCCACCGTCGAGTACCGGTACCGCCACGCGAGCGGTGACTGGCGGGTACTCCAGTCGTGGGGCAAGAACCGGCTCGAAGACCCCGAGATCGACGGGGTCCTCGTGACGACGCTCGACGTGACCGAGCGGAAGGCGTACGAGCGCGAACTGGAGCGCCGGAACGAGCGCCTCGACCGGTTCACCTCGGTCGTCAGTCACGACCTCCGCAACCCGCTGAACGTGATCCAGGGCCACGTGGAGGCGGCCCGGGCCGGAGCCGACCCGGACATCGACGCCATCGGCCGCGCCGCCGACCGCATCGAGGCCATCACCGGCGACCTGCTGACGCTCGCCAGGGAGGGTCGAACGGTCGGCGAGACCGAATCCGTCGACATCGCGTCGGTGGCCCAGGCAGCATGGAGCCTCGTCGACGCCCCGGATGCGACCCTCGAGATCGACGACATCGGGACCCTCACCGCCGACAGGGACCGGTTCCAGGCGCTGCTTGAGAACCTGTTCCGAAACAGCGTGGAGCATGGCGCCACGGACAGCCGGACGGAGTCCGGCGACGGCATCGACCCCGGCGACTCGGCGGTCACCGTCAGCCTCGGGGTACTGGCCGACGGCGAGGGATTCTACGTCGCGGACGACGGCCCGGGCATCCCGTCCGACCAGCGCGAGTCCGTGTTCGACTGGGGCCACTCGACCAGCGATGCCGGGACCGGCTTCGGCCTCGCCATCGTGCGGAGCATCGCCGAGGCCCACGGGTGGACGGTCGAGGCGACCGAGAGCGAGGCCGGCGGCGCACGCTTCGAGATCCGGGGCGTGGAGTCCCTGGACTGA
- a CDS encoding NAD-dependent epimerase/dehydratase family protein, translating to MRVLVTGGCGYIGSVLLPLLREDERVDHVRVLDSLESGSPRALRGQLGGDDLSFKRGDVREYGDVEGAVRDVDTVVHLAAITGAASTHDRREETFAVNYDGTENVLRAAGKLGVDNVVFASSCNVYGRAPSTAMDETTDPDPINPYAETKLQSEDLLREYCADHSMDGTALRMATVYGDAPGVRFNLVVNYFVFRALTDRALTVYGDGSNWRPFVHVRDSARAYASAALEPERWEETVYNVGSNDANYRISEIAELVREEVGPVDVTYLEDEHPGPSYNVSFDRLAGTGFETEWSLREGVRDIADAFRDAN from the coding sequence ATGCGCGTTCTCGTCACGGGCGGCTGTGGCTACATCGGCAGCGTCCTCCTCCCCCTGCTCCGCGAGGACGAGCGGGTCGACCACGTCCGCGTCCTCGATTCACTCGAATCCGGATCACCGCGGGCACTCCGCGGGCAACTGGGTGGCGACGACCTCTCGTTCAAGCGCGGCGACGTCCGCGAGTACGGCGACGTCGAGGGCGCCGTCCGGGACGTGGACACCGTCGTCCACCTCGCAGCTATCACGGGTGCGGCCTCGACCCACGACCGGCGCGAGGAGACGTTCGCCGTCAACTACGACGGCACCGAGAACGTCCTCCGCGCCGCGGGCAAACTCGGCGTCGACAACGTCGTCTTCGCCTCCTCCTGTAACGTCTACGGCCGGGCACCGAGCACGGCCATGGACGAGACGACCGATCCGGACCCCATCAACCCGTACGCCGAGACGAAGTTGCAGAGCGAGGACCTCCTCCGGGAGTACTGCGCGGACCACTCGATGGACGGCACCGCCCTGCGGATGGCGACCGTCTACGGCGACGCGCCCGGTGTGCGGTTCAACCTCGTGGTCAACTACTTCGTCTTCCGGGCGCTCACCGACCGGGCGCTGACGGTGTACGGCGACGGCTCGAACTGGCGGCCGTTCGTCCACGTCCGGGACTCGGCACGGGCCTACGCGAGCGCGGCGCTCGAACCGGAACGGTGGGAAGAGACCGTCTACAACGTCGGCTCGAACGACGCGAACTACCGGATCAGCGAGATCGCCGAACTCGTCCGCGAGGAGGTCGGCCCCGTCGACGTGACCTACCTGGAGGACGAACACCCCGGGCCGTCGTACAATGTGAGCTTCGACCGCCTCGCGGGGACCGGCTTCGAGACGGAGTGGTCGCTCCGCGAGGGGGTTCGGGACATCGCCGACGCGTTCCGGGACGCGAACTGA
- a CDS encoding type IV pilin N-terminal domain-containing protein codes for MGSRGPRALVERAVSPVIGVVLMVAIVVILAATMGVFAMGFGDDPATPQPNIDFTFEFHDDVGDNGEDALDIVHDGGETVEVADGSQPQTVAAGDLYIVADYPYEDDTLAASGFECGSPSGGQYECSFNFDDEFAIPGDSMSAGERFRIYGADPSTEFEKATVRIVYKPEDGTRSYVLATWEGPEAGN; via the coding sequence ATGGGGTCGAGGGGGCCGAGAGCGCTGGTCGAACGGGCCGTATCGCCGGTCATCGGCGTGGTGCTGATGGTCGCCATCGTGGTCATCCTCGCGGCGACGATGGGCGTGTTCGCGATGGGCTTCGGGGACGACCCGGCGACCCCCCAGCCGAACATCGACTTCACCTTCGAGTTCCACGACGACGTCGGGGACAACGGTGAGGACGCCCTCGACATCGTCCACGACGGCGGCGAGACCGTCGAGGTGGCCGACGGAAGCCAGCCCCAGACCGTCGCTGCGGGCGACCTCTACATCGTCGCCGACTACCCCTACGAGGACGACACGCTGGCCGCGAGTGGCTTCGAGTGTGGCTCACCCTCGGGCGGACAGTATGAGTGCAGCTTCAACTTCGACGACGAGTTCGCCATCCCCGGCGATTCGATGTCGGCCGGCGAGCGGTTCCGCATCTACGGGGCCGACCCCAGCACCGAGTTCGAGAAGGCCACCGTCCGCATCGTCTACAAGCCCGAGGATGGCACCCGGAGCTACGTCCTCGCGACCTGGGAGGGCCCCGAAGCCGGGAACTGA
- a CDS encoding ATP-binding protein, with the protein MIDRAAETDWLHSHLTDSEEQLLVLYGRRRVGKTTLVTTVLETLERPTFYYLCDERGTSQNARRFAEQCAGTLDDIPPDVDGFVDAFEYLAHRLDDPAVVALDEFSYLVDEDETIPSVFQTVVDETLDGTGISLVLLGSSISMMEEGVLSYESPLYGRRTGQWRMEPMSFGDAAGFFPDYGPIELVEAYSILGGVPAYLEQFDSDLALLENVESSILSKGAFLYEEPEFLLRQELREPSTYMAILEAIAGGATRVSEIGNEIGRDASSISRYLQNLTRIALVERETPVTDPDGRGVYRITDQFLRFWFRYVLPNRATLEQGHTVPVRDVIGETLPEHTSWTFEEVCRQAVGTVAFPVSCSRVGRWWYGGNEVDIAGVNEQTDTLLLGECKWTSDAVGRGLLGDLEALESEIRWHGTDRSVVYALFAKTGFTAQLENLAAERGDLWLFTPAEIVDLFDRPRAD; encoded by the coding sequence ATGATTGATCGGGCCGCAGAAACCGACTGGCTCCATTCGCACCTCACCGACAGTGAAGAACAACTGCTCGTCCTCTATGGCCGACGACGCGTCGGGAAGACGACGCTCGTTACAACTGTCCTCGAGACTCTCGAGAGACCTACGTTCTACTACCTCTGTGACGAACGTGGGACCAGTCAGAACGCACGGCGCTTCGCTGAACAGTGTGCCGGCACCCTCGATGATATTCCACCCGATGTCGACGGCTTCGTCGACGCCTTCGAGTACCTCGCACATCGCCTCGACGACCCCGCCGTCGTTGCCCTCGACGAGTTCTCATATCTCGTTGACGAAGACGAAACCATCCCATCGGTCTTCCAGACCGTGGTCGACGAGACCCTCGATGGGACAGGTATCTCGCTCGTCCTTCTGGGCTCGTCCATCTCGATGATGGAGGAGGGCGTCCTGAGTTACGAAAGTCCGCTCTATGGCCGTCGAACGGGCCAGTGGCGGATGGAACCGATGTCGTTCGGCGATGCCGCCGGATTCTTCCCGGACTACGGCCCGATCGAACTGGTCGAAGCCTACAGCATCCTTGGCGGGGTTCCGGCCTACCTCGAGCAGTTCGATTCCGACCTCGCGCTCCTCGAAAACGTTGAGTCGTCGATCCTTTCGAAAGGGGCGTTCCTGTACGAGGAGCCCGAATTCCTGTTACGGCAGGAACTCCGTGAACCATCGACGTATATGGCGATTCTGGAAGCCATCGCAGGGGGCGCAACTCGGGTTAGCGAGATCGGAAACGAAATCGGGCGGGACGCGAGTTCGATCTCCAGGTACCTCCAGAACCTCACACGCATCGCACTCGTCGAGCGTGAGACGCCGGTCACCGATCCCGACGGTCGCGGGGTCTACCGTATCACGGACCAGTTCCTCCGCTTCTGGTTTCGGTACGTGCTCCCGAACCGCGCGACGCTCGAACAGGGCCACACCGTGCCCGTGCGTGACGTAATCGGAGAAACGCTCCCCGAACACACGAGTTGGACATTCGAAGAGGTATGCCGACAAGCCGTCGGAACGGTTGCATTCCCCGTCTCCTGTTCCCGGGTCGGCCGCTGGTGGTACGGCGGCAACGAGGTGGACATTGCTGGCGTCAACGAGCAGACTGACACGCTCTTGCTCGGCGAGTGCAAGTGGACCAGCGATGCGGTCGGGCGCGGACTGCTCGGTGACCTCGAAGCGCTCGAAAGCGAGATCCGCTGGCACGGGACCGACCGATCCGTCGTCTACGCACTCTTCGCTAAAACAGGATTCACAGCCCAACTAGAGAACCTGGCGGCCGAACGCGGCGATCTGTGGCTGTTCACGCCGGCAGAGATCGTTGATCTGTTCGATCGACCGCGAGCCGATTGA
- a CDS encoding DUF7342 family protein codes for MDDEAPGVEAWKEQTSAFDRVRSVAGSVSGPQPVSYIATEALVAENTARAHLERLVDMNVLLERDVEGTAMYEPDPLHTRVQTLRDLLDEYDQDGLLELKAELQEQMETWGRDYGVGSPEALRRRAAESDDAAETREIRETANDWALLRYRLDIIEQAIENYAAYSRDSPAPA; via the coding sequence ATGGACGACGAGGCTCCTGGTGTCGAGGCGTGGAAGGAGCAGACGAGTGCCTTCGACAGAGTACGGTCGGTCGCCGGGTCGGTCTCGGGGCCGCAACCGGTGTCGTACATCGCAACCGAGGCCCTGGTCGCGGAGAACACCGCTCGTGCCCACCTCGAACGGCTCGTCGACATGAACGTCCTCCTGGAACGGGATGTCGAGGGGACGGCGATGTACGAGCCCGATCCACTTCATACGCGGGTCCAGACCCTCCGGGATCTCCTCGACGAGTACGATCAGGACGGCCTCCTCGAGCTGAAGGCCGAGTTGCAGGAGCAGATGGAGACGTGGGGCCGTGACTACGGCGTCGGGTCCCCGGAAGCCCTCCGACGCCGGGCTGCCGAGAGCGACGACGCTGCGGAGACACGGGAGATCCGAGAGACGGCGAACGACTGGGCGCTCCTGCGCTACCGGCTCGATATCATCGAGCAGGCGATAGAGAACTACGCGGCGTACAGTCGGGACTCGCCCGCACCGGCCTGA
- a CDS encoding type II toxin-antitoxin system VapC family toxin, with protein sequence MRLLDTSVLARWGHPERQQEVVPYLQRHADEQFVTSSLVVFEFFRPARRRENSEAVHAWLGRVLDGVEGFTQSGGLTAASVEANLARHDTSLEMRDLLIGSHARDIGATFVTCDRDDFEREPVQQLLDVDVIVDSS encoded by the coding sequence ATGAGGCTCCTCGATACGAGTGTCCTCGCCAGGTGGGGGCACCCCGAACGGCAGCAGGAGGTCGTCCCCTACCTGCAGCGTCACGCCGACGAGCAGTTCGTGACCTCCTCGCTGGTGGTGTTCGAGTTCTTCCGCCCGGCGAGACGGCGGGAGAACAGCGAGGCGGTCCACGCTTGGCTCGGGCGTGTCCTCGACGGGGTAGAGGGGTTCACGCAGAGCGGGGGCCTGACCGCCGCGTCGGTCGAGGCGAACCTGGCCAGGCACGACACGTCGCTCGAGATGCGCGACCTCCTGATCGGGTCGCACGCCCGTGACATCGGGGCGACGTTCGTGACCTGCGACAGGGACGATTTCGAGAGGGAACCGGTACAGCAGCTGCTGGACGTGGACGTGATCGTTGACTCCTCCTGA
- a CDS encoding DUF7342 family protein, whose translation MVDSWTDSTTARERVETIATTLSEPRTVNWVAEQAEVEWDTAKRHLASLADAGLLTVTDDGQYVPDPTRAYFDHLRDLILENERSELRAELEAIAERADDWKQRYGVGSPEELEATLADDLPGDEVSERRRILRRWEQSQRSRDLIRKALALYDDVQSLGDGTAERSGSTVEEAG comes from the coding sequence ATGGTCGACTCGTGGACCGACTCGACGACGGCCAGAGAGCGGGTCGAGACCATCGCGACGACGCTCTCGGAACCGCGGACCGTCAACTGGGTGGCCGAGCAGGCAGAGGTGGAGTGGGACACCGCGAAGCGCCACCTCGCGAGCCTCGCGGATGCCGGTCTCCTCACGGTGACGGACGATGGCCAGTACGTTCCCGACCCGACGCGGGCGTATTTCGACCACCTGCGGGACCTCATCCTCGAGAACGAGCGGTCGGAACTCCGTGCCGAACTGGAGGCCATCGCAGAGCGGGCCGACGACTGGAAGCAACGGTACGGGGTCGGATCGCCCGAGGAACTCGAGGCGACGCTGGCCGACGACCTGCCCGGGGACGAGGTGTCCGAACGCCGTCGCATCCTCCGTCGGTGGGAGCAGAGTCAGCGCTCGCGGGACCTCATCCGGAAGGCGCTGGCGCTGTACGACGACGTTCAGTCGCTCGGTGACGGCACTGCCGAGCGTTCAGGATCAACCGTCGAAGAGGCTGGCTGA
- a CDS encoding antitoxin VapB family protein, whose product MGTTTISLRDEAYDRLKAAKREGESFSDVVLRLTDSPSTEERIAELAGGLGSDFADAVEESSSEVRDSLEMESGDAG is encoded by the coding sequence ATGGGGACGACCACCATCTCACTCCGGGACGAGGCCTACGACCGGCTCAAGGCCGCAAAGCGCGAGGGAGAGAGCTTCAGCGATGTCGTCCTCCGGCTGACAGATTCACCCAGTACGGAGGAGCGGATCGCCGAGCTGGCCGGTGGCCTCGGGAGCGACTTCGCCGACGCCGTCGAGGAGTCGTCGTCCGAGGTCCGTGACTCGCTGGAGATGGAGTCCGGGGACGCCGGATGA